In Bacillus sp. SB49, a single window of DNA contains:
- a CDS encoding NAD(P)H-binding protein yields the protein MTEPRKKVVVAGASGYIGRNLMKKLVKNHDIIALSRNGDDKEDEPHIHWKSCDLYSLIDAERGLEGADIAVYLVHSMLPSAKLTQGSFEDMDVILADNFAQAAKKQGVQQIIYLSGIVPDDGRPLSPHLRSRLEVEEILGAYGTPVTTIRAGLIVGPSGSSFPILKNLVKRLPFMVLPRWTRTKTQPIALPDVLTTLDKSIDNRELAGKAVDVGGPEVMTYEEMMAKLAAVMNRSPKMIDVPFLTIQLSKLWVRLVTGSPKEMVYPLIESLVHPMIVQEENRVKGLSEGSITFEEAARAALEEEAPKKKGRLKPKFSPIQQDVRSVQRIPLPTGHSADWIAKYYVRWLERVLNPWVKTTVFDASHCRIGVIFNRTPLLELTYAADRSTRDRALYYISGGVLADVDKNERGRLEFRKIPGKNEAIVAIHDYMPSIPWFFYKYTQAKAHLLVMHCFRRHLEKWDTTPPLSFRSHA from the coding sequence ATGACAGAGCCGAGAAAAAAGGTCGTAGTCGCTGGTGCAAGCGGGTATATCGGCCGTAATTTAATGAAAAAATTGGTAAAAAATCATGACATTATCGCATTATCAAGAAATGGGGATGATAAGGAGGACGAGCCCCATATTCATTGGAAGTCCTGTGACTTATATTCGTTGATTGATGCGGAAAGAGGACTGGAGGGTGCCGATATTGCTGTCTACCTCGTCCATTCGATGCTTCCCTCAGCGAAGTTGACCCAAGGGTCGTTTGAAGACATGGACGTCATCCTTGCCGATAACTTCGCACAGGCAGCTAAAAAGCAGGGCGTACAGCAAATCATTTACTTAAGCGGGATCGTTCCGGATGATGGGCGTCCGCTGTCCCCTCACTTAAGGAGCCGCCTGGAAGTAGAAGAAATTCTCGGAGCATACGGGACACCGGTCACGACGATCCGGGCAGGGCTTATCGTGGGTCCCTCCGGCTCCTCTTTTCCGATTTTGAAGAATTTGGTGAAGCGGCTGCCGTTTATGGTCTTACCAAGGTGGACGCGGACGAAGACGCAGCCGATTGCTCTTCCGGACGTACTCACTACGCTGGATAAGAGCATTGATAATAGAGAACTGGCAGGGAAGGCTGTCGACGTCGGCGGTCCGGAAGTGATGACTTATGAGGAGATGATGGCAAAACTCGCCGCCGTCATGAACCGCAGCCCGAAGATGATCGATGTTCCTTTTCTAACCATTCAATTGTCCAAGCTGTGGGTGCGTCTTGTGACAGGTTCGCCTAAAGAAATGGTTTACCCATTAATTGAAAGCCTTGTGCATCCGATGATTGTGCAGGAAGAGAACCGCGTGAAAGGATTGAGTGAAGGAAGCATAACGTTTGAAGAAGCGGCGAGGGCTGCTTTAGAGGAAGAAGCACCGAAGAAAAAGGGCCGTCTCAAGCCGAAGTTCTCTCCCATCCAACAGGATGTGCGGTCTGTGCAGAGGATCCCGCTGCCAACGGGTCACTCTGCAGACTGGATTGCAAAATATTACGTGCGCTGGCTGGAGCGGGTACTCAATCCGTGGGTGAAGACGACGGTTTTTGATGCCAGCCATTGCCGGATCGGTGTCATCTTTAACCGGACGCCCCTGCTTGAACTTACGTATGCCGCTGATCGAAGTACGAGAGACCGGGCGCTTTATTATATTTCCGGCGGCGTTCTGGCCGATGTCGATAAGAATGAGCGGGGCCGGCTTGAATTTCGAAAAATTCCCGGTAAGAATGAAGCGATCGTAGCGATTCATGATTACATGCCGTCGATCCCTTGGTTCTTTTATAAATATACACAGGCCAAAGCCCATCTGCTTGTCATGCACTGCTTCCGCCGTC
- a CDS encoding sodium/glutamate symporter, with the protein MTANEIGFALLYIGLFLLIGKIIRVKVTFLQNLFLPSSIIGGFVALLLGPQVLGKFMPDDSWLSYGVMPPVVTEVWADLPGLMINVVFAALFLGATLPKLSQIWNYAGPQLAFGWTIGWGQYVVGLLLVLLVLTPVFNIPPMAGALIEVAFEGGHGTAAGMAGTFEQFGFDEAFDLAIGLATIGVLSGVIFGIILINWGIRKKKTKVIDGINDFSDLQKRGFMEYQNLEPNGKLTFRPESIEPLSFHMAIVMLAIFIGWGILELLIQLEAVTLGSGFMEFIPLFPMAMVGGVLLQIFFSKKDKYNLVDRRMVNRIQGLSLDVLILTAIATVSIDVIGEYLVPFLLLAAAGIIWNLFCFLYFAPRFIPDYWFERGLGDFGQSTGVTATGLLLMRIVDPDNKSPSFEAFGYKQLFFEPFLGGGFITALSVPFIVQFGPWTALIVSVAMMAVGIISGLFYFGKQKMK; encoded by the coding sequence TTGACAGCTAATGAAATCGGCTTTGCACTCCTTTACATCGGACTTTTTCTATTGATAGGAAAGATCATCCGTGTGAAAGTGACTTTTTTACAAAATTTGTTCTTACCATCTTCGATTATCGGAGGTTTTGTAGCATTATTGTTAGGCCCCCAAGTATTAGGTAAATTCATGCCGGATGACTCCTGGCTTTCTTACGGCGTCATGCCGCCGGTCGTGACAGAAGTCTGGGCGGATCTGCCTGGGTTGATGATTAACGTCGTGTTTGCTGCCTTATTCCTTGGCGCAACCCTTCCTAAATTGAGTCAAATTTGGAATTATGCCGGCCCTCAATTAGCTTTTGGCTGGACGATCGGCTGGGGCCAGTATGTCGTAGGACTTCTTCTCGTGCTGCTTGTTCTGACACCCGTATTCAATATTCCACCGATGGCAGGAGCCCTGATCGAAGTAGCCTTTGAAGGCGGACACGGAACGGCTGCCGGTATGGCCGGTACGTTCGAACAATTCGGCTTCGATGAAGCGTTCGATTTGGCGATCGGGCTTGCGACGATCGGCGTCTTATCCGGTGTCATCTTCGGAATCATCCTCATCAACTGGGGAATCCGTAAGAAAAAGACGAAGGTAATTGATGGAATCAACGATTTCTCCGATCTTCAGAAGCGCGGGTTCATGGAATATCAGAACCTGGAGCCGAACGGAAAGCTTACGTTCCGTCCGGAATCGATCGAACCTCTATCCTTCCACATGGCGATTGTCATGCTTGCCATCTTCATTGGTTGGGGAATCTTAGAATTACTCATTCAATTAGAAGCGGTGACACTGGGATCAGGCTTCATGGAATTCATTCCACTGTTCCCTATGGCTATGGTCGGTGGTGTGCTTCTACAGATCTTCTTCAGCAAAAAAGATAAATATAATTTAGTCGACCGCCGTATGGTCAACCGTATTCAAGGGCTGTCTCTCGATGTTCTCATCCTGACTGCCATCGCTACGGTTTCCATCGACGTCATCGGTGAGTATCTGGTTCCGTTCTTGCTGTTAGCTGCAGCGGGGATTATATGGAACTTGTTCTGTTTCTTGTACTTTGCCCCACGTTTCATTCCTGATTATTGGTTCGAGCGCGGATTAGGCGACTTCGGACAATCGACGGGCGTCACCGCTACAGGGCTTCTCCTTATGCGTATCGTCGACCCCGACAACAAATCACCATCCTTTGAAGCATTCGGATATAAGCAGCTGTTCTTTGAACCATTCTTAGGAGGCGGTTTCATCACAGCATTATCCGTTCCATTCATTGTGCAGTTCGGCCCATGGACTGCCCTCATCGTATCTGTAGCCATGATGGCTGTCGGAATCATTTCCGGGCTGTTCTATTTCGGCAAACAGAAAATGAAATAA
- a CDS encoding dicarboxylate/amino acid:cation symporter yields the protein MSKLWKGYMETSLIKKITVALVLGILVGLIFGDGASVLAPLGDLLLRLLKFIIVPLILFTLIVGVNQTNTHDLGRMGGKVFLYYLGTSALAIIVGIIVAGLFQPGTGTSLDGSESIDVPDNPGLTSVLLNIVPENILTALTEMNLLGIIFTAIVFGIAIAFLRSSADYKKIGDSTYQVMEGLNEATLTVMKGILQYVPVGIFAIVAEIVGTEGKDTLLSLGNFILVLYVGLFVQLLIYVGILLVTKRKPSAFFREARTPMITAFVTQSSSGTLPLTLNAAKNLGLNKSLYGFSLPLGATINMDGAAIRIAVSAVFAANVINDPLSFTDMLQVVLVGTLASVGTAGVPGAGIIMIATVFSQVGLPMEAVALLTAVDVFVGMGATALNVTGDLVGTTVINKSEKKTNR from the coding sequence ATGAGTAAACTGTGGAAGGGATATATGGAGACATCTCTGATTAAGAAAATCACCGTCGCACTTGTACTCGGGATTCTTGTCGGGCTGATCTTCGGCGATGGGGCATCTGTCCTTGCTCCGCTTGGAGATTTACTGCTCCGTCTTCTCAAGTTCATCATCGTTCCATTAATTCTGTTTACATTAATTGTCGGTGTCAATCAGACCAACACGCACGACCTCGGTCGAATGGGCGGGAAGGTGTTCCTCTACTATCTCGGCACCTCGGCCCTGGCGATTATCGTCGGAATCATTGTCGCAGGCTTGTTCCAACCGGGAACGGGCACGAGCCTGGATGGGAGTGAAAGCATTGACGTCCCGGATAATCCCGGTCTCACAAGTGTTCTATTAAATATCGTACCGGAGAACATTTTGACGGCCCTGACGGAGATGAACCTGCTCGGCATCATCTTTACGGCCATCGTCTTCGGAATCGCGATTGCATTCCTGCGTTCCTCCGCCGATTATAAAAAAATCGGTGACAGTACGTATCAAGTGATGGAAGGCTTGAATGAAGCGACGCTGACGGTCATGAAGGGAATATTGCAGTACGTACCCGTCGGAATCTTCGCGATTGTTGCTGAAATTGTCGGAACAGAAGGCAAAGACACGCTGCTGTCGCTTGGAAATTTCATTCTTGTCCTTTATGTCGGCCTGTTTGTCCAGCTGCTGATCTATGTCGGTATCCTGTTGGTTACCAAGCGGAAGCCGTCCGCTTTCTTCCGGGAAGCACGGACACCGATGATCACCGCATTCGTCACACAGTCAAGCTCCGGGACGCTGCCGCTGACACTGAATGCAGCTAAAAACCTCGGCTTAAACAAAAGCCTGTACGGGTTCAGCCTTCCGCTCGGGGCAACGATCAATATGGACGGAGCAGCCATCCGGATTGCTGTATCTGCTGTATTTGCAGCGAACGTCATCAATGATCCGTTGAGCTTCACGGATATGCTTCAGGTCGTCCTTGTTGGTACCCTCGCTTCTGTCGGTACAGCCGGAGTTCCGGGAGCCGGAATCATCATGATCGCAACCGTCTTCTCGCAAGTCGGACTTCCTATGGAAGCTGTCGCGCTGCTTACAGCGGTGGATGTCTTTGTCGGAATGGGGGCAACCGCCCTTAACGTCACCGGCGACCTCGTCGGAACGACCGTTATCAATAAATCAGAGAAGAAAACAAACCGGTAA
- a CDS encoding MDR family MFS transporter, whose product MTDEERKSINRVPLMIVLISGAFVAILNQTLLATALPKIMEDLQLDANTAQWLQSIFMLVNGIMIPITAFLIERFTTRSLFLTAVGLFAAGTLVCGIAPNFSLLMAGRVLQAAGAGIILPLMQTILFLIFPIEKRGAAMGMFGLVIAFAPAIGPTLSGWVVEQFPWRSLFFIILPIAIADIIVAYFILKNVTKQTFPKVDPISIILSTFGFGGILYGFSVAGNNSFFSGEVMISLGVGAVTLFLFITRQLKLEKPILEFRIFKYKMFTLTTAIGMIAFIAMIGGAVILPIMMQNMLGFTAFESGLMLLPGAVLMGIMNPITGRLFDKFGAKWLAIIGLVLVTGSTFLFTDLTPQTTFTYLAIVNCFRMFGIAMVMMPVTTAGLNQLPEHLMPHGTAMNNTMRQVAGAVGTALLVSVMTSQAEPSEGLIGLIHGVNVSFIVAGIFAILGLVMSIFLTNSQPSQEYST is encoded by the coding sequence ATGACAGACGAAGAAAGAAAGTCCATTAATCGCGTCCCCTTGATGATCGTGCTCATCTCGGGGGCGTTCGTTGCGATTTTGAACCAAACCTTACTTGCAACGGCCTTGCCGAAGATCATGGAAGATCTTCAATTGGACGCCAATACAGCCCAATGGCTGCAGTCGATATTTATGCTGGTGAATGGAATTATGATTCCGATCACCGCCTTTTTAATTGAACGTTTTACGACAAGAAGTTTATTCCTGACCGCCGTCGGATTGTTCGCTGCGGGTACGCTCGTTTGTGGGATCGCACCGAACTTCTCCTTACTGATGGCCGGACGTGTCCTTCAAGCTGCCGGGGCGGGGATCATCCTGCCGTTGATGCAGACCATCCTGTTCCTGATTTTCCCTATAGAAAAACGCGGTGCAGCAATGGGAATGTTCGGACTCGTCATCGCTTTTGCACCGGCCATCGGTCCGACATTGTCCGGATGGGTCGTCGAGCAATTCCCTTGGAGAAGTCTGTTCTTCATCATATTGCCGATCGCCATCGCAGATATTATTGTCGCTTACTTCATATTGAAGAACGTAACCAAACAGACCTTTCCGAAAGTGGACCCGATCTCCATCATCCTGTCTACCTTCGGTTTCGGCGGGATTCTGTATGGATTCAGTGTCGCCGGTAATAACAGCTTCTTCAGCGGGGAAGTAATGATTTCCCTCGGTGTCGGAGCGGTTACGCTGTTCCTGTTCATTACGAGACAGCTGAAATTGGAGAAACCAATTCTGGAATTCCGGATTTTCAAATACAAAATGTTCACCTTAACGACAGCTATCGGAATGATTGCCTTCATCGCCATGATCGGCGGTGCCGTCATTCTACCAATCATGATGCAGAACATGCTCGGATTCACTGCCTTTGAATCCGGTTTGATGCTGCTTCCTGGAGCGGTACTCATGGGGATCATGAACCCGATCACGGGACGTCTTTTTGATAAATTCGGTGCCAAATGGCTCGCCATCATCGGACTCGTGCTCGTTACCGGCTCCACGTTCCTGTTCACCGATCTTACGCCGCAAACAACGTTCACGTACCTGGCGATCGTCAACTGTTTCCGTATGTTCGGTATCGCCATGGTCATGATGCCTGTCACAACGGCAGGACTCAACCAGCTGCCGGAACATTTGATGCCGCACGGTACAGCGATGAACAACACGATGCGCCAAGTGGCCGGGGCCGTCGGTACGGCACTTCTCGTATCTGTCATGACGAGTCAGGCCGAACCGTCGGAAGGTCTGATCGGTTTGATCCACGGTGTCAACGTATCCTTCATCGTCGCAGGTATTTTCGCCATTCTTGGATTGGTCATGTCCATTTTCCTTACCAATTCCCAGCCCAGCCAAGAGTACAGCACCTAA
- a CDS encoding antibiotic biosynthesis monooxygenase family protein, producing the protein MITEAVMLHVEKGREQEYEEAFREASTYISSMDGYISHELKRCLEVDGKYLMLIYWQTLEDHTIGFRESDEYKEWSRLLHPFYDPHPTVEHFEKVDLG; encoded by the coding sequence ATGATCACAGAGGCGGTCATGTTGCACGTGGAAAAAGGAAGAGAACAGGAATATGAAGAAGCGTTCCGGGAAGCATCGACGTACATTTCATCCATGGACGGGTACATATCCCACGAGCTTAAGCGGTGCTTGGAAGTCGATGGTAAGTATTTAATGCTGATCTATTGGCAGACGCTCGAAGACCATACCATCGGTTTCCGCGAATCGGACGAATATAAAGAATGGTCGAGGCTGCTCCATCCTTTCTATGATCCACATCCGACTGTCGAACATTTTGAGAAAGTCGATCTCGGTTAA
- a CDS encoding PucR family transcriptional regulator, which yields MTFNLLGKVRIPMEVKELILQAEDIHKATELISSKLKKPVIIENKNFELVSYSSAFDDFDQTQQKTILSKKCPIFIIDRLKKEGIVQRLDQQPDAIRISPIEDLGFQQRVVIAAKHLGHTLGYVWIQESDHSLEETDLHFLEEITPHLGKLIYDQFMKVNAKEGRKEELLWQLLQHEYGSERQFRHDASLAMLQVPDRFSVVVFSVTAPQYKYMLDELETTVNRFRADKQLYYLKTEFQIIIMIEGRVKDRFSSRNIARDLIEEVKRETGEEEFYHFLIGVGKEYTTLIHMRKSFLEALEVIETASFINPRPESMPREFARLGIYRYLAALYEKNSSEDYYSEDLLLLIKNDTEKQTELLLTLEAYLANNGKGKQTAQELFIHPNTLNYRIKQIQELTNIDFSDFNSKAYLYTELLLLNNVDNYYQRYKSALQKG from the coding sequence ATGACATTCAACCTACTTGGAAAGGTAAGGATTCCTATGGAAGTGAAAGAGTTGATCCTTCAGGCAGAAGATATCCATAAAGCGACAGAATTGATCAGTTCGAAACTGAAGAAACCGGTCATCATTGAAAATAAGAATTTTGAACTCGTGTCCTACAGCTCTGCTTTCGATGACTTCGATCAAACCCAGCAGAAAACGATTTTGTCCAAGAAATGTCCGATCTTCATCATCGACCGCTTGAAGAAGGAAGGGATCGTCCAGCGTCTCGATCAACAGCCGGATGCGATCCGTATTTCTCCAATCGAGGACCTCGGCTTCCAGCAGCGGGTCGTCATCGCTGCCAAGCATCTAGGCCATACGCTCGGCTATGTGTGGATCCAGGAGTCGGATCATTCTCTGGAGGAAACGGATTTACATTTCTTGGAGGAAATTACGCCCCATTTAGGGAAATTAATATATGATCAGTTCATGAAGGTGAATGCCAAGGAAGGACGGAAGGAGGAACTGCTCTGGCAGCTGCTGCAGCATGAGTACGGCAGCGAGCGTCAGTTCCGTCACGATGCTTCCTTAGCGATGCTTCAGGTTCCTGACAGGTTTTCGGTGGTTGTCTTCTCTGTGACCGCTCCCCAGTACAAATACATGCTGGATGAGCTGGAGACAACAGTCAACCGTTTCCGTGCCGATAAACAGCTCTACTATTTGAAGACGGAATTCCAGATCATTATTATGATCGAAGGCCGTGTGAAGGACCGCTTCTCTTCTCGTAACATCGCGCGGGATCTGATCGAAGAAGTGAAGCGCGAGACGGGCGAAGAGGAATTTTACCATTTCCTCATCGGAGTCGGTAAAGAATACACGACGCTGATTCATATGCGAAAGAGCTTCCTGGAGGCATTGGAAGTGATCGAGACGGCAAGTTTCATCAACCCCCGTCCTGAATCCATGCCGAGGGAATTCGCACGTCTGGGGATTTACCGCTACCTTGCCGCTTTATATGAGAAAAACAGTTCGGAAGACTATTATAGTGAAGATCTGCTTCTTCTCATCAAGAATGATACCGAGAAACAGACGGAACTCCTGCTTACTTTGGAAGCGTACCTTGCGAATAACGGGAAGGGTAAACAGACCGCGCAGGAACTGTTCATTCACCCGAACACGCTCAATTACCGAATCAAACAAATCCAGGAATTGACGAACATCGATTTTTCAGATTTTAACAGTAAAGCCTATTTGTATACGGAGTTATTGCTATTAAATAACGTAGATAATTACTACCAGCGCTACAAATCAGCCCTTCAGAAGGGATAG
- the pruA gene encoding L-glutamate gamma-semialdehyde dehydrogenase: MVQPYKHEPFTDFTVEENKKAFEEALKQVKEELGQHHDLLINGERVHTDQHITSINPADTKQVVGTVSKANAELAEKAVQAAADAFEDWRKWDPRARAELLFRAAHIIRRRKHEFSAYLVYEVGKPWKEADADTAEAIDFLEYYARQMIELKEGKPVESRPGEQNRYVYTPTGVAVVIPPWNLAFAIMAGTAVAPLVTGSTVVMKPASNSPVVAAKFVEVLEEAGLPKGVLNFVPGSGGEVGDYLVDHPKTALISFTGSRDVGLRIIKRAAEVKEGQNHIKQVIAEMGGKDTVVVDESANIETAVDAIITSAFGFSGQKCSSGSRVVAHEAVYDEVLEKVKERAEQLTVGNASEENVYMGPVVDKGAYDKIMSYMEIGKEEGRLVTGGKGDDSKGYFIKPTVFADLAPDSRMQQEEIFGPVVCFTKAKNFDEAIDIANNTEYGLTGAVISDDRDHLEKAKYDFHVGNLYFNRSCTGAIVGYQPFGGFKMSGTDSKAGGPDYLALHMQAKTISETF; the protein is encoded by the coding sequence ATGGTCCAGCCATATAAGCACGAACCATTCACAGATTTTACAGTAGAAGAGAACAAGAAAGCTTTCGAAGAAGCACTGAAGCAGGTGAAGGAAGAGCTTGGTCAGCATCATGACCTTCTCATCAATGGAGAACGCGTGCACACGGATCAGCATATTACGTCCATCAACCCGGCGGATACGAAGCAGGTTGTCGGAACGGTATCGAAAGCGAATGCGGAACTTGCAGAGAAAGCAGTGCAGGCAGCAGCGGACGCTTTTGAAGATTGGCGCAAATGGGATCCACGTGCCCGTGCAGAGCTGCTTTTCCGCGCTGCGCACATCATCCGCCGCCGCAAGCATGAATTCTCCGCTTACCTTGTGTACGAAGTAGGGAAGCCTTGGAAAGAGGCGGATGCGGATACAGCGGAAGCTATCGACTTTCTTGAATATTATGCTCGTCAGATGATTGAACTGAAAGAAGGGAAACCGGTGGAAAGCCGTCCGGGTGAACAGAACCGTTATGTGTACACACCGACAGGCGTAGCCGTCGTCATTCCACCATGGAACCTGGCATTCGCTATCATGGCCGGTACCGCTGTCGCACCGCTTGTGACAGGAAGCACGGTTGTCATGAAGCCGGCCAGCAACAGTCCGGTCGTTGCAGCCAAATTCGTTGAAGTGCTGGAAGAAGCCGGTCTTCCGAAAGGCGTCTTGAACTTCGTCCCTGGAAGCGGCGGCGAAGTAGGCGATTACCTCGTCGATCATCCGAAAACAGCCCTTATTTCCTTCACCGGCTCCCGTGATGTCGGTCTTCGCATCATCAAACGCGCGGCCGAGGTGAAGGAAGGGCAGAATCATATCAAACAGGTGATCGCGGAAATGGGCGGGAAGGATACCGTCGTTGTCGATGAATCAGCGAACATTGAAACAGCCGTCGATGCGATCATCACTTCTGCTTTCGGTTTCTCCGGTCAGAAATGCTCCTCCGGTTCCCGTGTCGTGGCACACGAAGCGGTTTACGATGAAGTGTTGGAGAAAGTGAAAGAGCGTGCCGAACAGTTGACCGTCGGAAATGCCTCCGAAGAGAACGTGTATATGGGGCCTGTCGTCGACAAAGGGGCTTATGACAAGATCATGAGCTACATGGAAATCGGGAAAGAAGAAGGCCGCCTTGTCACTGGTGGAAAAGGTGATGACTCCAAAGGGTATTTCATCAAGCCGACGGTATTTGCAGACCTTGCGCCGGATTCCCGTATGCAGCAGGAGGAAATCTTCGGGCCGGTCGTTTGTTTCACGAAGGCGAAGAACTTCGATGAAGCGATCGATATCGCCAACAATACGGAATATGGACTGACTGGTGCAGTCATTTCCGATGACCGTGATCACCTGGAAAAAGCGAAGTATGATTTCCATGTCGGAAACCTTTACTTCAACCGCAGCTGTACAGGAGCCATTGTCGGCTACCAGCCGTTCGGCGGCTTCAAAATGTCCGGAACCGACTCTAAAGCCGGCGGACCGGATTATCTGGCGCTGCACATGCAGGCGAAGACGATCTCGGAAACGTTCTAA
- a CDS encoding proline dehydrogenase family protein, translated as MEAISKNFFLYLSNNKMLDRMAKRFGTRFGADKIVGGETFPQAIPLIKQLNEEGLVVTVDHLGEFVDCESESRDRAGECIRSIQQIAAHQLQSEVSLKLTSLGLDISHELVMENMELILKEAEKHGITVTIDMEDSSRCGATLDIYKALKKDYPNLGTVVQSYLYRSDQDLDDLNEYDPYLRLVKGAYKESGKVAFPEKKLVDDNLKHLIRKNLLNGNYTAIASHDDAIVAYTKQLVKEHDIPNDRFEFQMLYGMRTQMQADLLKEGYKVRVYMPYGEDWYGYFMRRLAERPANIAFAMKGIFSK; from the coding sequence TTGGAAGCCATCAGTAAGAATTTCTTCTTATACCTTTCCAACAATAAGATGTTAGATCGGATGGCCAAGCGCTTCGGCACAAGATTCGGAGCGGACAAGATAGTCGGGGGAGAAACATTCCCTCAGGCAATACCGCTGATCAAGCAATTGAATGAGGAGGGACTCGTGGTAACCGTCGATCACCTTGGTGAATTCGTCGACTGTGAGTCTGAATCGAGGGACCGGGCCGGAGAATGCATCCGCAGTATTCAGCAGATTGCTGCCCATCAACTTCAATCGGAAGTGTCCTTGAAGCTGACCTCCCTCGGGCTTGATATCAGCCATGAGCTTGTGATGGAGAATATGGAACTGATCCTGAAGGAAGCGGAGAAGCATGGTATCACCGTGACGATTGATATGGAGGATTCCTCCAGGTGCGGAGCGACGCTGGACATATACAAAGCGCTGAAGAAAGACTACCCGAACCTCGGAACTGTCGTTCAATCCTATCTGTACCGCTCCGATCAGGACTTGGATGATCTCAATGAATACGATCCATACCTGCGCCTCGTCAAAGGGGCTTACAAGGAATCCGGCAAAGTAGCTTTCCCGGAGAAGAAGCTCGTCGATGATAACCTCAAGCATCTGATCAGAAAGAACTTGTTAAACGGCAACTATACGGCCATTGCAAGCCATGACGATGCGATTGTCGCTTATACGAAGCAGCTCGTGAAGGAGCATGACATTCCGAACGACCGTTTCGAATTCCAAATGCTTTACGGCATGCGGACACAAATGCAGGCAGACCTTCTGAAAGAGGGATATAAAGTCCGTGTGTATATGCCGTACGGGGAAGATTGGTACGGCTACTTCATGAGACGCCTGGCGGAGAGACCGGCTAACATCGCCTTCGCCATGAAAGGGATTTTCAGCAAATAA